The stretch of DNA ccccttcctccacACCTGTAAAGTATGGCTGTGTGGGTAGCAGCTCCCGATCATGCTTCAAACATATTCAGGATGCAACTGAACACTGTAGCTTAGCCTTGTGCTAGTTGCAGATACCTTCTTAAGTGCTGCCCTAGGCCCACGATATCAGAGCATCTCATGCTCGCTAACACGCAACTTGATGGCCTTTTTCCTGTTTGTCTGGAATGCGATAACTTGAGAATGACACATCAGCTCAGTTCCAGGCATTCCACACAAGTCCCCAAAGACCCAACCATTGGTAATGGCCAGGTTGGCTTTGGCTCAGTGCTGATAGAGGACTATAATATCATGTATGGTATGGGGGAAGTGAATAGgcagtgctatttactcctttacAGAACACTACAACTGGGGTCACCAATGACATTAaaaggcagtaggtttaaaacaaaggaaagtacttctttacacaatggatagtcaaccagtggaactcattgccaggggattttgagaagaccaaaactataactgagttcaaaagagtattagataagttcatggaagatagccattggtggacctattagccaagatggtcagggatgcaaccccatggtctgAGGGTCCTTAAACCTCCAaccaccagaagctgggacttgataattgccctgctctgttcctgCCCTCTGACGCAtttggcactgtccactgtcaaagaaagaatactgggctagatgggccactgGTGTGATCCAGCATGACTGATGTTCTTATGAAGTGTAAGCATAGAGGTGGATGTTCCTGCTACTCCATGTGAAATCAGACTTGACCCATCTGTTGATTAAAATTCTGGTATCCGTCTCAAGGCTACTCACGAGCTCAAACTTTATAGATTGGAGGGCAGAAGATACGGGtacagtgcattgtgggaatgcTAGTGGAGGACTATTCAGATTTGATACCTGGTACCTGCCCCTCCAACACATCCACATTGAAGAGTGGGGCAGGTATAGGGTAGGCCTCAGCTGACCCAAGCACGTACCCATATCCCTCAGGTGAGCTAGTTTGCTCAACATCTATTTGCCCCGAGCATGCACTTCAGGGGTTTGAGTGTGGACAACAGGTTTGGGCACAACTTCAATTCGGACACAGGTAGAGTTAGCAGCATATACGTACATGACCTTCCCATGGGCTGGAATCCAAGCTCTGCATATCCAACCCACGTGGTATTTCCCTTAGATAAATCCAGTGGCAgaatgaaactgaaagctgaCAAGAGGGTGTGGAAAGCACAGTCAGGAAAGCCAAGGACCTCCGATTCCGACCCCCAGATGCAAGAGACATCTGTCATCCCTGTAAGTACTGGAGGGTCTAAAGCAAGGTACTGCAAGAGGGTCTAAAGCAAGCAAGTGATACagctccaggggtggggggagttaacACAGGATGGCCAATCCTGGGAACTGTTTGTCCAGCAGCTCTGGGGCAGTTCTATCTGTTCTAGTTCTACTTTTTTCTCCTGTAGCAGCTGTGCTTGAGCACCTGTTTCGGCCCAGGGGTGCTGGACCTGCCAGGGTGCCAGGGTGATACAAAGCAAACAGCCATGGGAAAGTGGCAGCAGCCCCGAGCTTGGCTCATGCATCTCAGGAAGATTGCACAGTGCAGGGAGGCCAGGCTTACACCCAGGGTTAGAGTTGCTGGACTGTCTCGCCCTCACCAGCAGCAAAGGGACACAGGACTGGAAAGGATGAGTGTGTGTATATGCACACGCAATGTGGGCTTCTTGTGGCATGCAGGGCTCAGACGGGGATTGCACGCAGCGATGTAGTGCATTGTCACCTCTCTCCACTTGCTGTCTTGTTCGCCAAAATCTTGTCCTTCATAAAAAAGGAAGTCTCCTGGTGTCCTGGTTGAGAAACAAACCTAAATATATGGACTGAGTGTAACTGACGCAGCGACACCTGCTTGAATCTGCCGAGAGTCTGAGCCAATTGCTCTGAGAGGGGGGAATTGAGTGTAGCTAGGAGTGTATGGGCTGAATGCTGGCACCGCTGAGTGACATCTCGTCTGCCACTGGTCAGGTTTGGGAACATGGAGTCACTTTGTCTTTAGGTCCAATCAGCCTGGCTATGGGATTTCACACGGTGGCCCCATCCAGGGGTCTTCATTGGAATTAAGCCAGGGATGAGGCCTGGCAAGTCAGAAAGGAGGTGGCATGAAATAGGAGTATGCACAAGGGATCATCCTTTTATTAGCCTCTAAACTCCAGGGCTGCTCAACTCCAGCCAGTTCcatgtcagggctcctgggttctatttggCTTCCGGGAGGGAGTGTGAGTTTCATGGCTAGAGCAAACCATGgcatcaggacacctgggttctactctTAGTCTCACAGAGGGGAGCGGTGTCTAGTGCTTAGAGTGGGGGATAGCGTCAGagctcctggattctattcctagctctggatggggagtggggtctagtaggttggggaggtgggaggaacTGAGAGTCAGAATTGCTGGGTTCCATCCCCTTCTTGTGGGCCAGAGCATGGGAGACTGGGGAACCATGACTGCTGGGTTCAATGCCCAGCTCTGCAACTGTCTCCCTTTTCTGACCACAAATCCCCAAACAGCAGAATCTTAAAGCATATTCCCCTGGGGATCTGAGATGCACCGTCTCAGAGCTGAGTTTGCCCTTTTCTATGGgtcttctcccttcccctccaagtCAGCAGCAATAGCTGGGCTAGCTGCTTTTTCCATGGCAGGGCTGTGGTCACCTGATCCCTCCCCCAGACTGTCCTGCCCATGTGCCCTGCAGCGTGAACTCTAGCGAGTAACGGGGCTGTCTGTGGCTCTGACACCCATCTGCAACCTCTTACGCTCATTAAAGAGGAGCGCTCCtctctcagccccctgccctacAAGGCAGGCTGAGGATCCAGGACCCCGCCACCAGGCCAAGACGATCATGCCTCTTTCCTCTGTAAGTACTGGCTGCAAAAAGAGCCCCAAGAACCGTCAGTCAAACCTTTTAGCTCAGCTGATCTCTGCAGCTGTTTGTCTGTCCCAGCTGGGTCATGCCTGTCCTAGTATCACTCTCTCATTTGTGGGGTGGGTTCAACGGGGGCAGGGCGTCTGATTACAGGGTCCCCCATGAAGGTCAGCTCTTGGCATGTGTCCTTGAGTTAAATATAGTCTTGGCTAGGCTGGCTGGCAGGAAGAGGAGGTCCTGTTACATTGCATTTGGACTCGTTTCCTCTCAATGGAGTGAAATCAGGGAATATCACCCTTCCTCAATTACAGTGCCGCACTCTACCCTCACAAACCAGCTGCAGAGCAAGAGGGATTTGGTTGCTTAGTTGCCAGTCATTCAGACCTCTTGATCTGCGGGAATCTCTTAAATTCTGGGCTGATTTGCTCAACACTGTTACAACAGATAGCAGGCGTATCCTGCAGTGGGTGGTATGAGGCAGACAGACCTTGGGAGCTCATCTGGTGTTGGCTGGAAAATGTTGTGGTTTCTTTTTCCGTCATAGAAAGTTTTTGATGAAATATCAagcttttttaaatcaaaactggctGAAAATTGAATATTTTTGGGCAGAAACTATGTATTTTTAGCCAAACACTGAATAATTTTGGCCAGAAAATGAACAGTTttgaatagggtgaccatatgtcctgttttgACCGGGACAGTcctttttttaagccctgtcccggcttaaaagttggcaagagcaaacgggacaaatgcgcagttttgccaaaaaagtggggtgtgacCCCAAGTAAGGTGTGGAGGAacgtgagggggggaggggggagcaagtGGCACAGCCAGCCCTGCGTGGGAGAGAGGGCTCAGAAGAGCAGCGCGGGCTGAGCCAACTGCGCACGGGCGGGCAGCAGAGGGGGCTCAGGCCAGTCCCGCACGTGCGGGGGAGAGGAAGGGCTCAGGCAGGTCCCATGTAGTGTCCTGTTTTCCccttgggaaaatatggtcaccctagttatgAATCAAAATTGCCAGAAACTGATTTTTGGCCTCAAACTAACAAAATATGAATATGTAAATCATATATTTTCAGTCAGAAACTACCAAAAGTTGaatatttttggctgaaaactgcaTATTTTTGGCCAAACCAGAgattttttcagccaaaactgatGAAACcaaaacagtttcactttttcacagaaataaaatcactttttggtcTTTTGTaggaaatatgatttttaaaaatgaaaacttgaaGATGAACTTttctttccatgaacatttttttatgtcaaaaccccaattttcctttgaaaaaaacGTTTTGATGGAAAATATATCCCTGGCTCTTATTCCGAGTGGTGAAGGAAAATCCCAATTTTTGAGCCAATCTCATAATATCTCTTGCAGCTGCACTCCTGAGTTTGAACATGCAGGGTTGTGGCAATACTGtaacatttctgttttaaaaatccatttataTGATTTCTGGCTATTTCCCCTTGCAACACCCTAAACATTTCCTCTCTGCGATGGGGTTCCTGGGGTATAGCCTGGcctgtgggactgctgagccctctgtccctccAACCTGGGGTATCCTCacacactgtgatgctgtatCAAGTTACAAATCTCTGGCAGGTACTGCACCTATACAGCCATCCACAGACAGAGACACATCCAAcagagttacatgaatgcttctcccagccactcatgtaCCCTCGATAGGGAGGTTCCAGCCAATTCccaccagctccccagccttgtaCCCCAGAATTgtaccgtcctgccctggtcagaagcctgatcagtgtaagttcattacccagtccacccaccccactcccataATGTGGAGAGGGCACAGaatagcctttgtaaactgagctgagatttcccaagcacttcaaccaaaacacagtTTTAGGTAAAATAGAAAACATATTTGTTAACTATAGAAAGATCAATTTTAAGTGCTTATAAGTAGCAAGcgtagagatcaaagttggttccctaagaaataaaataaattcacagtCTAAGTTCCCCAGCCTTGTACCCCAGAATTgtaccgtcctgccctggtcagaagcctgatcagtgtaagttcattacccagtccaACCCCACTTCAATGTGGAGAGGGCACAGACTAGCTTTTGTAAACTGatctgagatttcccaagcacttcaaccgaAACACAGTTTTAGGTAAAATAGAAAACATATTtgttaactacagaaagattgaTTTTAGGTGCTTATAAGTAGCAAGcgtagagatcaaagttggttccctaagaaataaaataaattcacagtctaagttctataaactaaacaggatttgaatcaagcagtgtctcaccctgatagatGGTACAAACATGTCACAGAGCTTCAATACAAAGGCTGGAACTCTCCgccagcctgggaccaccctccccagttcaaagtctttgtccccCAGACCTTTCTTCCAGATGGTGAATTGGGGGGTAAGTGAGGCCAAGCCActatgtcacttcccctctttagagtttcttccagcttgctggaaagatctatgGTTGTGACATGGGTGTCTGCCCCCATTGGTCAAGCATTCTCCATCCTCTACGTGTTCTCTCTGAGAAATCTCCATTGTATACAGCTCCTGGGATAGTGGAttctctttaatgggccatcagcacatctggctattccattgttgtacctgaaaggctggttgggggtattcccaacctcacaacacaacacacatagcaaaacttcataacttcacatacaaggataacacatacaatccaacaggatagtaatgttcaacagatcaagacctTTAacatgatacctcacaagacatactttgtgcaaaacatatcaATTATATGACAGGGGTGAGTATGGGGATCACAGGGTGTGGCTTTGAGGTTCAGAGTGCCACGCTCTCCTTCCTTGATGATACTTATGGCAATGAATCTGCCTCACGTCTGGTCTAATTTTAGCTTTTCTTTTCCAGCAATGAGCTAAACAGGTTCCCCAGGAACCACAACAATCTGGTGTCCATTCATGCTACTTAGATGCGATGCAAACACTTACGTTTCTTTTATCAATTTCTGAGGATTTACATAGGTGACACATTTGAATTAGTCAAGGGGAAACTGAAATCCTAATTTCTTTAAAACACAGAAACTCTGAGAAAATAAGCCATTCCGCTTCTGAAGCTCAACGAAAATGCCACTTAAAGGGGTAAGTACTAACTGAAATGGTTTGTATATCAGAATAACTTGCATTGGGCTTGTcctttattcatagattcatagaaccatagattccaagaccagaagggaccattattctatgattatgataatctagtctgacctcctgtctaacaaAGGCCAGCAAACTCccccaaaattattcctagagcagagcttttagaaaaaacatccaatcttgaattCAGAATTGTCagtcatggagaatccaccatgaccctaggtaagttgttccaatacttaattactctcactgttaagaaGGAACATTTCGACTTCGACAAATTGCCATTTGCTGATGGAAAAAcattgcatagaatcatagaatcatggaactggaagggacctcgagggtccagtcccctacattcaagacaggactaagtattatctataccatccctgacaggtgtttgtccaacctgctcttaaaaatccccaatgatggagttttcacaacctccctaggcaatttattccaggaagtttttagtttttagttaggaagtttttcctaatgtccaacctaaaccactcttgctgcaatttaagcacatttcttcttgtcctatcctcagagattaagaagaacaatttttctccctccaccttgtaacaaccttttatgtacttgaaaactgttatcatgtccccactcagtcttctcttctccagactaaacaaacccaatatttccaatcttccctcataggtcatattgtctagagctttaatcatttttgtcgctcttctctggtctttctccaatttatccacatctttcctgaaatgtggtacccaggactggacacaatactccagaagaggcctaatcagcacagagtagagcggaagaattacttcttgtgtcttgcttacaatactcctgctcacacagcccagaatgatgtttgcgctttttttgcaacaatgttacactgctgactcatatttaactgatttttttggccCCAAACTGACAAAATCTGAATATTTAAATCACATATTTTCAGTCAAAAACTACCAAAAGTTGaatatttttggctgaaaattgcatatttttggccaaaatagagatttttttcagaCAAAACTGATGAAACCAAAACAGTTTCACCTTTTCACtgaaataaaatcactttttggtcTTTTGTaggaaatatgattttaaaaaatgaaaacggatcttttccatgaacattttttgTTATGTCAATACCCcaattttccttttgaaaaaaatgttctgaTAGAAAATTTCCCCCTGGCTCTTATTCTCAGCGGCAAAGGAAAATCCCGACCAAGCTCCCAACCCCTGCATAACCAGAAGAGGGTACAACCTCAGGTCTGCCCTGAGATTCCAGGCCCAGCATGCCATAGACCTTAGTGATGCATGAACAAATAGCCCAtctggagaccctgccccaggtGCCTCCTAGTGGTAGGGAGAAGTGCCCCTCATAACCCACATGCTTGAGCCAAATCGCTTCTCCAGCTTCTCTTAGACACCCAGCCTCTGAACCACCCACCCTTCTGCCCATTTTAGTGGCTAACCCCTCTCTCTGGTTAATTGCACCATCTTCATTGTACATTACACACCTCCCCCGCATCTGATCCAGAATCTGTTACAGCTGCAATCTGGACCAGCTGGGTTCCTTAGCTCCAGGGGCAGAAGCTGGTGCTTTGGGCTCTGGTGTTTACCAGGTCAATCCCCTCTAGCAGTTGGATCAGCCAACCTGCTATGTTCTCAAAGTCTCTGCGGTGAGGGATTCCGTGGCGgagaggtaggtaggtaggtttgctcctccccctcccactagTCATGCTGATTTTGCTCCAACAGGAGGAACCGAAGCCTGGGGACCTGATTGAGATTTCCCGCTTTGGATACTGGCACTGGGCCCTCTACGTGGGCTACGGACATGTCATCCACTTAGCGCCCCCCAGTAAGCACCCTGCCTGGCtctgtcagtgtgtgtgtttgtcggTGGGGAAAGAGTGAATAGAGGGTGCTGATATAAGGCTatgcccagggccagggccaggttgTTGGTAttggggattgaacctgggacctctaggtCTAAGATCATTAAGCCATCAGGGCTTGAGCTCATATAGATGGTTTATTGCTTTAATATCCTCTTTCTTGTATGTTACACTTTGTTCCCACTGCTAAGACTAAATACTACTTTGGTGTAAGTCAGTGTCTGGTCACTGCGCACAACACAGGTCATAGGGGCCCAAAGGGAAGAACCGCAGGTGCCAAACCCAGTTGGACCTGCAGAGTAGGCAGGGCTGATCAACAGGATGCCATAGCCCAGGGCTCTGTTTAAGAGTAGGAGAATCATATATGATTCCACCCCCAGAGAGGTAAAGGCACGAGGCCTGACACCTGAGAGGGTGCACTGGGGACAAAGGTACAGCCAGCCCTGTAGCTGGGACACGTGCCCTGCTTGGCTTGGTCTAAGACACATCccaagtgatggagactccaggGAGGGATGGAAATCTCAAAGTCCATCCAGATCTGTTAGCACACGGTCCATGTGTCTGTCCTGGATCCCCAGGTGAGTTTGCCGaaactggattctccagtctGATGTCCGTGGTGGCTGATAAAGCCATGGTGAGAAAGGAACCCCTCTGGGCGGTGGTGAAAGGCGATGACTACTGGGTCAACAACAAGCACGACGGGAAGCTGCCCCGGCGGACTGTGGACCAGATTATCCAGGAGGCAGAGTCTCTGGTGGGGAAGACGATGCCATACAGTGTCACCAGCAAGAATTGCGAGCACTTCGTCACCAAGCTGCGCTACGGTGTGGCCAGGAGTGACCAGGTGGGGGGCGGAGTgggcccagctgtgtgtgtgtgtttgtgtatgtgtgtacacacacatgccATGTGAAGCCCTGCTATGTGTGTACATGTAACCCACatgcctcctgggtgtggtgttctgtcccatctagtggcactgagaccacttagagattaatgagtctgctccccagccttagctaagggccagttggattttagctcatgcagtagaggctcatgcactaagctccagaggtcccaggtttgagcTCACCTACCGGGGGTCTGTCGGTGTTGCACACAGACCCCGTCCGAGATAGGGACCCTGTCGTGCTAGGCtttgcacagacacacagcaagagacaatccctgccctgatgaGTTTACAATCCAGCtagacaaaggatgggaagggaggcccagagcagggaagggacttgcccagggccAGGAGTAGAGCCTGGAATAGAACAAAGGGGACCAGAGTTATGCTGCCTCCAGTGAACTGTGGAGGCCGGATGCTCTAAAATGGACTTTAACTCAGCGTGGTTCTTGTGCCATTTATTGCTGTGTTTAAAACCCCCTGGGTGATCCGGGGCCTCCTGACCAGGTTTTGTCTGTGCTTTGCAGGTCCGAGATGCCATGGTTGCAGGGGCAGTGGGGATCGTGGGCGTAGGAGCCCTCGTAGCGGTTGCTACATTCATTCACACATTGCTCTCTGACAACAAGCAGAAGGATGAATAATGCAAACATCGGCCTGGGCCAAAGACCTGAGcaaggtcaatgggagctgatctTTACTGGAGCTGGTTTAGCTTCTCACCTGCTTCCTCCTTTGGCATCACTGCCCTTGGGagtttgttctaatggttaatcacTTGCATTGTGAAACAACTGGTGCCTTATTTCTAACTGGAatgtgtctggctttaacttccagccactgggtcttctcctgcctttctctgctaggttaaaGAGCCCATTAGTACCTGGGATTTTCTCCCCGTGAAGGTACTTATACAaagtaatcaagtcacctctcaactGAAGCTAAAATGATTGAACTCTTTAAAgctctccctggcaggcattttttccagccctcaaatcatttttgtggctcttctctgcaccctctccaatttagcaacatGAATGTTACAGCAACTAGTGTTTTCGGACAGCTGGGACATTCTTGGTGAGTATGTGTATAAATCTAGCCAGCGAGATTCTGCAGCAGATCTACAAGCTTGCATCAGCATTAACATATTGTATGGGTCACGCTGAACCACATGttgttaaagaaataaaaacattgcTCACATGCCTGACACTTGGGTACAACCGCTCTCTGAAGGCGTTAGACACAAGTGTGTTTAGCAAACACTCCCGAGGCCTATTCTACACTCAGGAGAAGCCCCAGATCAGCAATATTGTCTTGTGATATTTGTTGcttttcttcaagccccagctcctggagtcatgtgagttTGAGGGAATCTCAGCTTACAAAAGGTTTCTAGACCTCCCTTGTGTAGAGAAGGGCTTGAACCACGAACACCATGGCACCAGATGGCAAACACAAAGAACCCCAATAGTTGTACTTGTTAAAAATAATTCACACCTCTCCTGatcttgggtggggggagctgacTCCATGGTTTTGAATGTGATGatttggggctggcaatactagaactcccatcagcataattactgcAAACTCCAGTTAGTTCCCTGATTGCTCAGTCAGGGCCATTCCTGCGCATGCTCCTGAGCTCTGTCATACTGAGGGGAGACCCCAGCCGGGGCCCCAATCAAGCAAATtctttaagtgcatgcttaactttaagcatccaaGAAGTACCATTAACTAGCTGGGCATGGATCAGACCCACTGCCCTAGCAAAGGAATGCCCCTTAGCCCATTTCCCAACccactgagccagccagtcccccaacCCTAGCACTGGCCTGGAGCTGCCACCGCTGAGCAAGGAAAAACCCCGTATCCCATTCCCCAAATCCCTGAGCCAACCAGTCTACCCAATGTCAGGCTGGATTGGAGCTGGCAGCCTCTAGAGAAGAAAGGGCCCAGATCCCACTCTCTACCCCCCTGAGCTAGCCAgttccccaccctggggcccGATTGGACCCACTAGCATTTGACCCACCCACAGCCTGGGCCACTCTGAAACTGGAGCCCTCATGTAAGGTCAGTATCTCACTTTCAGTTCCCTTAGCTGATTCTTTCCTGAAATCATGTGGCTTGTTAGAATTTGAGCAGAAAATGTCAATTGGCCGAATCATCAGCTACGGAAGGAAAATACACTCCAGGCCCTGGTCCCTGGTGAGGCAGGCAGGTAGCCAGTCTCCCAGCCTCACGCTGGACTGGAGCTGGTGcaccctagaggggaaaggccccatcctccatttcctgccccccaagccagccaagCCCCTTGATGAGGCAGGTTTGCAGCTGGTGCCCCTATCACAGATCCAGTGGAGTTCCCCTCCCTGGCCACTCTCCAGGCTGCCCTGGGGGGAATCCCCAGCCTCTGGATCCCTAGAAATTTTAAGCTTCCTTGGGTCTCAGCAGGCTGCAGCCATGTTTCCTCCCTTTGCCGCTGTGGCAACTGCCTGGGCCCCAACCCGCAGTCTGTCACCCCTTCACAGAAACAGAGCCCCTCAGCCCACCTGCCTTAGGCCCCCACCTCCAGTGCTGACCCCAAGACACCCCAATTGCTTAATCACACCTCTCCCAGACTCCCACCGAAGGTGTGCGCCTTCCAGCTCCCCATGAACTCCCTCCGGGGCACAGGGTAGGTGTAGCGCATAAAACAGACACTCTGCACACAGTTCTGCGACGCTGCTGCTCCTTCCTTATGCACACGAGAGAGACACAGATCCACACAAAAATAATAACCCCTCCACGCATGTCCCGTCCCTTGTGAGTGCGGGGGCCACCTGCCTTCAGGTAGGCGTGGTCCCCCTGCCTCAGGTTCCCTCCCCTTAAGCCTGTGAAAAATCAATGGGCAAAAAGCAAACAGTGCAGCTCCTGCCCTTTATCATTTTCTAGTCTCTGGTCAGGTGACTTCCTGGGAAACCTCAACAGGGGACTCCCAACAGCAAGATCTGGGATGATGACAACCAGTTCATTGTTTAGAGCGCCCCGTCTCTCAAGAGCGGAGGGTCCAGATTTAACGACCTCCATTGTTaggccttccccaccccccacccccactggaatTTTGGTCCAACCTGGAGGTGAGAGGCCAGCAAGGAAGGCAAAGGGGCTGCACCTTCCACATGGAGTTTGCCACTTGGGAAGGCTACGTGCAGAGAGCTCAGAATCTCACCCAGGATCCCTCCGTTGTACAGACAGATTCCCGAAATTGTCACAGCATGGCACAGACACTCAATGTAGATGCAagtgggggattggtcccgctattgtgggaaactttcctgACTATACGCtccccggtgaaatgggctagcgaaaggatctgagtcctcacttcCACTcccccagaggcctgcctgacctcgagggctccccttccactctcctgtgcggcagagtcctcgtaaccccgacaaggctgggcccaggattcctgtggggctcaacccccaaccttgttgtggtcacttagggcagggtcTAGGGTGTCCtcactccagggtgctctctccGCACTGGtcgcttccctgacccactgatcattacatccAGTTCAAAACTAATACAAATTAGTAAAGAGCAACCAATGGAAAAAGCAAGGGAAAAATGGGACAGGCGAAAGGAAAACCCATCCCCCCGCCATGTGGCACAGGGACACCACAACCAGCTGTCTCTGGAACGTAAGGGCCATTCACAGCCTGTCCCTCACAtgtcccaggcccctgcccaggccctggctgtgctgcaggggtgcAGTGGGTCAGtcacttgctctggcggtggccacacgcCCTCTGGcgctaggtggcaggacccttcttcccccGTCAATCCCCCCTGCTGTCACTGTTATGATCCCCCCTCCCAGTCCGGCCTGCAAGACCTTCTGGCTGGGGACGTGTCCCTGCGCTGGGCCcattgcccagggtccccccttgctctccccagctgctca from Eretmochelys imbricata isolate rEreImb1 chromosome 7, rEreImb1.hap1, whole genome shotgun sequence encodes:
- the LOC144267717 gene encoding phospholipase A and acyltransferase 3-like isoform X1, with translation MPLKGEEPKPGDLIEISRFGYWHWALYVGYGHVIHLAPPSEFAETGFSSLMSVVADKAMVRKEPLWAVVKGDDYWVNNKHDGKLPRRTVDQIIQEAESLVGKTMPYSVTSKNCEHFVTKLRYGVARSDQVRDAMVAGAVGIVGVGALVAVATFIHTLLSDNKQKDE
- the LOC144267717 gene encoding phospholipase A and acyltransferase 2-like isoform X2; the encoded protein is MPLKGEEPKPGDLIEISRFGYWHWALYVGYGHVIHLAPPSEFAETGFSSLMSVVADKAMVRKEPLWAVVKGDDYWVNNKHDGKLPRRTVDQIIQEAESLVGKTMPYSVTSKNCEHFVTKLRYGPRCHGCRGSGDRGRRSPRSGCYIHSHIAL